GAAGCTCGCGGTGCGGCTGATGTTGCCCGAGAAGCGCCGGATCTGGACCCGCAGATATTCACGCTCGAAGCTCTCCCGAGCTTCGCGCAGCGGCGAACCCATGATCGACAGCGTGGCCGAGGACAGACCGCCCGACCCGCCACTGTCGAGCACCTCGGTCGGAAGCATGTCGACGTCGATCCGCGCCAGCCGGTCGGTCGGCGCCATGATCACGGTCCGCTCGATAATGTTCCGCAACTGGCGGACGTTGCCGGGCCAGTCATGCGCCTGGAGCGCCGCCAGCGCCTCGTCGGACAGGTTGGGCGGGGGCATCCGCCGTTCGGCCGCGAACCGAGCAAGATAATGGGCGCTCAGCTCCGGAATGTCCTCGCGCCGTTCGCGCAGCGGCGGGATGCGTACCGGTACGACGTTGAGGCGGTAATAGAGGTCTTCGCGGAAGCGTCCGGCGGCAATCTCTTCCGACAGGTTGCGCGAGGTGGCCGACAGCACCCGCACATCGACCTTGACCGGACGCTGCCCGCCGACCCGGGTGAAGCTCTGGTCGGTGAGCACCCGCAGAATCTTGCCCTGCGTGGTCGGCGGCATGTCGGCAATCTCGTCAAGGAACAGCGTCCCGCCGTGCGCCTGCTCGAGGAAGCCGGGCCGTGCGACACCGTCACTGTCGGAGCCGAACAGCTCCTCCTCGACCCGGTCCGGGTCCATTCGCGCCGCCGCCACCGTGACGAACGGGCCACCCGCGCGGGTGCTCCAGTTATGGATGGTGCGCGCGGCAATCTCCTTGCCGACGCCCGCCGGCCCGGTGATCAGCACCCGGCTGCCGGTCGGCGCGACCCGCTTGAGGGTCGCGCGGACGGTGTTGATGGCTATGGAGGAGCCATTGAGTTGATCATCGGTCCCAACCCGCAGCTTGAGGTCGGCGTTCTCGCGCCGCAGCCGGTCGGTCTCGGTCGCGCGCCCCACCAGGTGAAGCAGACGGCTGGCCTCGAACGGCTTTTCGATGAAGTCGATCGCGCCTTCGCGGATCGCGGCAACGGCGGTGTCGAGATTGCCGTGCCCGCTGATCATCAGCACCGGCAGCGAGGGATCGCGCCGCTTGACCTCTTCGAGCAACTGCAGCCCGTCCATCCGCGAGCCCTGAAGCCACACGTCGAGCAGGACCAGGCTCGGTCGGCGGCTCTCGATCGCGTCGAGCGCTTCGGTCGAATTGCCCGCCGAGCGGACAGCATAGCCCTCGTCCTCCAGAACTCCTGCTACCAGGTCACGGATGTCGGCCTCGTCGTCGACCACCAGCACTTCAAGTGCCATATCAGGCTGACTCCTCGTCTTGGGGTTGTTCGGCCGCCTCGGCGAGCAGCGCCAGGCGGGCTAGGTCGAAGGCGATGCGAACGTGCGTCCCGCCTCCGGCGCGATCGAGGAAGGCGATTTCACCGCCATGTTCCTCGACGATCTTCTTGACGATGGCGAGGCCGAGGCCAGTGCCCCGCACCCGCGTCGTCATATAGGGTTCGGTCAGCCGTTCACGATCCTGCGGCAGCCCGATGCCCGTATCATTCAGGTCCATGACAAGCTGCCGGCTGTCCTTGCTGAGACGCAAGGTCACACGGTCGCCTTCCAGGCTTTGCTCACCGCGATTCCGCCTGCTTTCAATGGCTTCCACGGCGTTCTTTACCACGTTCGTCAAGGCCTGGCCAAGCTGGCCGCGGTCGCAGATCATCCGGATGTCGCCCTGCGGAGGGACCAGGGCAAAGGTGATACCCGGGTGCGCCACCTCATGCAGGAACAGGCTGGTGCGGGCGATGTCGTGGACATTCTCCTCGCGGAACTTGGGCTTGGGCATCCGCGCGAAGTTGCTGAACTCGTCGACCATCCGGCGCAGGTTGTCGACCTGACGGACGATGGTCTCGGTCAGACGGCCGAAGGTCTCGGGGTCGCTCTGCACTTCCTTTCCAAAGCGCCGCTGGATGCGTTCGGCGGCAAGCTGGATCGGGGTCAGCGGGTTCTTGATCTCATGCGCAATGCGCCGCGCGATGTCGGACCAGGCGGCGCGGCGCTGGTCTGCCAATTGCTCGGTGATATCGTCGAAGGTCAGCACCCAGCCATCGGCATAGCGCACCCGCTTCACTGCCAGCGTCCGCTGCCCACCCTCGGCCCGCACCAGCACGTCTGCTTCACGCTGGTCGCCGCAGAGGAATTCTTCCAGTTCGTGGCTGACCTCGTGGAGCGTTCGCTGCTCGATCCCCTCCGCTCCATGCTGGAGTAATGCCTCGGCCGAGCGATTGGTGAGCAGGATGCGGCGATCGTCGTCGAGCGCGATGACGCCAGCGGTTACCGACCCCAGCACCGCCTCGATGAAGGCACGGCGGGTTTCGAGCTGGGTGTTCACCGCCTTCAGCGCCCCGGTCTGCTCCTCGAGCCGCCCGGTCATCCGATTAAAGGCCTCGGACAGGACGCCGATCTCGTCATCCTTGCGATTGACGGCGACGCGCGTCGAAAAGTCGCCCTCCTCGACCCGTCCAGCGGCGGTGACCAATCCGCCAAGCGGCCGCACCAATCGATCTGCAAGCCTGAGGGCAACAACGATCGCAAGCCCGACGATGATCAGCGAGCCGAGCAGCAGCGCCGCATTGAAGCGCAATTGATAAAGGCGAGCCCGTTCCTGTAGCGTGCGATAATCGATCAGGACGCTGTCGGCTCGGTCCAGTTGTTGCTTGAGGGCAGGCTCGAACACGCGCGCCGAATATAGGAAAAGTCCGCTCTCCTCTGGGATCCGGGTCAGGGTACCGACCCGATCCGATGAGTTGACCTCGACCCAATCGCGCCCCTCAAGCTCCTTTAGCTTTGCCGGAGTGATGAGGCTTTCGAGCGGACGGTCATACGGATTTACCAGCACCTGCGTACGGATCACCGCATCATCACCGGCAGTGAAGATGATCGCTTCGCTCAAGTTCCGCGGCAGCACCTGCGACCGCGCGAAAGCGTCAGCAAACCGGATATCGTCAAGCGAATAGCGCGGCAGGAGAATGCGAACGACGTCCGTCGCCATGGTGGTCGTCTCGGCCGCGACGCGATCAACCTCCTGCTGGTAGGCGCCTCGGGCAATCTGCACGCTGTTCTCCAGCATGCCGCGAGCCTTGTTCGAGAACCAGAATTCGAGCCCCGATTGCAGCAGGAACGAAGCGAAGATGGCGACCAGGACCGTCGGCACCGCCGCAATGATCGAGAACAGCGCGACCAGTCTGGTGTGAAGTAATCCCGTACCAAGTTCGCCTTGTGCCGCCCGCCTGACCGCCAGGCGCCGGGTCAACAGGACCATCAGCAAGATCGCCGGAACAAGATTGCCGACGAGGAGCAAGGCGATCAGCGGCGGAGACGCCATCTCGGTGGGATCGCCTCGGGCGAGCGTGGCGTAACTGGTGGCCAGCATCGCAAGCAAAACGCCCGCGGCGATCAATTCGAGAACCCGGTAGAAGCGACCGTTCGCGCGTTCCGACGCCAGCCAGCGCTTCAGGCTGGGTGGCTGATCAAGCGTGGAAGCGGCCGAGCGGGCATCCATGCGCGAGCCCTAGCATGGACTTGTGGCGCAAAGAACACACTTTGTGGCGATGGCCGTTAACTTATTTTCTCGTTCCCCTGCGCGGGGATAGCTCAGGCTGCCGCGCGGCTGAGCCAGGGCGCATAGAATTCCCGCAGCATCTGCACCACCTGCCGGGGATCGTCCTGCGTGTTGACCTTCTGACGGAATTCCGCCGATCCATGCAGTCCCTTGGTGTACCAGCCGATATGCTTGCGGGCGAGGTTGACCCCGGTCACCGTGCCATAGAGTGACTGCATGGCGTCATATTGCTCGAGAATGATCGCCAGTTGCTCGTCTAGGCTGGGATCGGGCCGCTCTCCGCCGGCGAGGTCCGCCAGCACCTGGCCGAGCAGCCACGGGCGGCCATAGGCGCCGCGGCCGATCATCACCCCGTCGGCGCCCGACTGGGCGAGCGCCTCGCGCGCATCGGCGCGGCTGTTGATGTCGCCGTTGACGATTACCGGCAGGGTCACCGCGTCCTTGACCTTGCGGACGAACGACCAGTCGGCCGACCCCTTGTACATCTGGTTGCGGGTGCGGCCGTGGACGGTAATCATCTGCGCGCCGAGGTCCTGCGCAATGCGAGCCAGTTCGGGGGCGTTGAGGCTTTCGTGACACCAGCCCATCCGCATCTTCACGGTCACCGGCACCGACACCGCCTTGACGGTGGCTTCGATGATCGCGGCGGCCAGCGGCAGGTCGCGCATCAGGGCGCTTCCGGCGTCCCCGTTCACCACCTTCTTGACCGGGCAGCCCATGTTGATGTCGATGATCGCCGCGCCGCGCTGCTCGTTCAGCCGCGCTGCGTCGGCCATTTCCTTTGGGCTGCAGCCGGCGAGCTGAAGGCTGACCGGCTCCTCGCTCGGGTCCCACAACGCCTTCTGCAGGCTCTGCCGGGTTTCGCGGATCGCGGCCTGGCTGGCGATCATCTCGCTGACCGTCAGCCCGGCGCCGAAGCGCTTCACGATCTTGCGGAACGGCAGGTCGCTGACGCCGGTCATCGGCGCCAGGATGACCGGCGCGTCGATGCGGACCGGACCGATCGAGATGGGCTTGAAACTGTCCATGGGAGCGGGCGCCTTTACAGGAGCGGCCACAAACGGGCAAGGCGCCGCTCGTGGACCAGGTCACCGCCCTCATCGTCGCCGCCGGCTTCGGCACCCGCATGGGCGGCGAACTTCCCAAGCAATATCGCCCCCTCGCCGGCAAGCCGCTGCTGCGGCATGCAGTGGAGGCGCTGATCGGCCACCCGCGGATCAGCGCGGTCCGCGTCGTCATCGGCAACGGTCAGGAGGATCAGGCACGCGCAGCTCTCGCTGGCCTCGATGTTGGCACACCGATCATCGGAGGCGCCGAACGCGCCGACAGCGTCCGCGCCGGGCTTGAGGCGATCGGCGACGGCATTGTCCTGGTCCACGACGCCGCCCGCCCCTTCTGCCCGCCCGTGGTGATCGATCGCCTGCTCGATGCGCTCGGCAAGGCTGACGGCGCGGTCCCGGTGCTGCCCGTCGCCGACACCCTCGCCAAGGGCGACAGCGAGCTGCGCGGAACCGTCAACCGCATCCAGTTGCTCCGCGTCCAGACTCCGCAGGCCTTCCACCTCGAGGACCTGCGCTACGCCTATGACGAAGCCGCCAGCAGCGCGCCGACCGACGAGTCCACCGTCATGCAGCATGCCGGGCTCAAGGTTGCGACCGTCGCCGGCGATGAAAGCCTTCATAAACTTACCTCGCCAAGAGATTGGGAACGCGCCGAAATGATGCTCGCCGCTCGCATGATCAGCCGTTCCGGCACCGGCTTCGACGTTCACGCCTTCGAGGGCCCCGGCCCGCTGATCATGGGGGGGATCACGATCGATCATCCGCAGGGACTGGCAGGACACAGCGATGCTGACGTCGTGCTCCACGCCATCACCGACGCCCTGCTCGGCGCCGCGGCGCTGGGGGACATCGGGCAGCATTTCCCGCCCTCCGACCCGCAGTGGAAAGGCGCGGCGAGCGACCGTTTCCTGCGCCACGCCGCCGACCTGATCGGCGCGAAAGGTGGGATCATCGATCATGTCGACTGCACGGTAATCTGCGAGGCGCCCAAGGTCGGGCCGCACCGCGCCGCCATCCAGGCCCGCGTCGCCGAGATCCTCGATCTCCAGTCCGAGGCAGTCAGCATCAAAGCAACTACCACCGAACAGCTCGGTTTCATTGGCAGGCGCGAAGGCATAGCTGCATCGGCGATCGCCACCGTCCGCCTGCCCGCCTGAGGTTCGTGCCATGGACTCGCTGCTGCCGCCAGAACTCGTCGCCCTCGCCGCCGCAGTGATCGAGAAGAACAAGGCGATCGGCCGGCGGATCGCGGTGGCCGAAAGCTGCACTGGCGGCCTGGTCAGCGCCGCCCTGACCGAGGTCCCTGGCAGCAGTGCCGTGTTCGAGGCCGGCTACGTTACTTACGCCAACGAGGCCAAGATCAAGGCGCTCGGCGTGTCCGAGGACGTGCTCGACACATTTGGCGCGGTCAGCATCGCTACCGCCTGGGCGATGGCGAGAGGCGCCCTGCTCCGCTCGGGCGCCGACGTCGCGGTGGCGATCACCGGTATCGCCGGCCCCGACGGAGGAACCGCCGCCAAGCCGGTCGGCACCGTGGTTTTCGCGAGAGCCGAACGCGGTCAGGAGGATGAGGCGATCATCGCCGACACCAAATGCTTCGACCCTGCTTCGGGCCGCAGCAATATCCGCCTTCAGGCGGCGCTATGTGCGTTGGAGTTGCTCGAGCCGTAAAGCGCGTTGGCCCGCTCCTCGAAGGCGTTGGTCATCTTGCGCAGCGCGCGGTCGAACACTTGGCCCGCCACCGCTTCGAAGATCCGATTGCGGAACGCGAAATCGACGGTGAAGCCAAGATTGGTCCCACCCTCCGCCGGCTCGAACCGCCATTCGTTGTGGAGGAACTTGAGCGGCCCCTCGACATAATCGACCTCGATCCGGCTCGGCCGCTGCTTGGTGACGCGGCTGGTGAACCGCTCACGGAAGGCGCCGAAGCCGACGATGAGGTCGGCCACCAGCTCGGTCTCGCTCGACGAACGCACGCGGACCGCGGTTACCCACGGTAGGAATTCGTCATAGCGCTTCACGTCGGCGACCAAATCGAACAGCTGGTCGGGCGTATAGGGCAGGAACCGTTGCTCGCTGTGGCGGGGCATCGGGCCTAGCGGGCGAGCCGCTCCGCGCGGGCGGCCTGCATCGTCTTGAAGTCGTCGCCGGCGTGATAGCTCGAGCGGGTGAGCGGCGAGGCGGCGACCAGCAGGAAGCCCTTGGCGCGGGCGATTGCTGCGTAGGAATTGAATGCCTGGGGAGTGACGAACTCTTCCACTGTCGCGTGGCGCGGGGTCGGCTGGAGATACTGGCCCATGGTCAGGAAATCGATGTCGGCCGAACGCATGTCGTCCATCACCTGATGGACCTCGAGCCGCTGCTCTCCCAAGCCGACCATCACGCCGGACTTGGTGAACATCGCCGGATTGCGGCGCTTTACGCTCTCCAGCAACCGCAGCGAGGCGTAGTAACGCGCGCCCGGACGGATCGTCGGATACAGCCGCGGTACCGTCTCGAGGTTGTGGTTGTAAACGTCGGGCCCGGCATCGACGATCCGCGCTACCGCATCCTCGCTCTTGTTGCGGAAGTCGGGCGTCAGGATTTCGATAGTGGTCTTCGGCGTCTCGCGGCGAAGCGCCTCGATCACCTTGACGAACTGGCTGGCTCCGCCGTCGGGAAGGTCGTCGCGGTCCACGCTGGTGACCACGATATGCTCAAGCCCGAGTTGGGCGGCGGCGATCGCGGTGTTCTGCGGCTCGAACGGATCAACCGCGCGCGGCATGCCGGTCTTGACGTTGCAGAAGGCGCAGGCCCGGGTGCAGGTATCGCCCAGGATCATCACCGTGGCGTGCTTCTTGGTCCAGCACTCACCGATATTGGGGCAGGCCGCCTCTTCGCACACGGTGGCAAGCTTGAGGCTGCGCATCAGGCGCCGGGTTTCGGCATAGCCTTCGCTGGTCGGGGCCTTGACCCTGATCCAGTCCGGCTTGCGGACGCGCGGGGGGTTGGGAAGCGGCAGATCGGCGGGCGCGTTCATGGCCGCCATGTAGCGAGGAGGGGCGGCATCTGCCACCCCTCCCCTGCTCCGCTTAGCAGCGGGTCGTGTTGTCGTAGATCGGCTGGCCGTTGCGATCGACGTAATAGCAATAGCCGCGGGTATCGCGGTAATATTGGCGGCCGTTGACCACCGCGCCGATAACCGCGCCGGCAACGCCGCCGGCAACCGCGCCGCCGACCGTCGATACGCCCGGTACGACCGCACCGAGCACACCGCCGGCCACCGCGCCAACTGCTGCGCCCGTCGCGGCACGGCTAGCCGTGCTGCTGCGGCCGTCGTTGTAATATCCGTCGCCGGTCGTGGCGCAAGCGCCGAGCGAAAGGCTGCTGGCGAGAACCGCCGTCATCATTGCCTTGTTCATGGGTCCGTCTCCTGAGGTAACAGCGTAGATAGCGCCCTTGACCGCCTCGAAGTTCCATCGCCCCCCGATTGCCATCCCCCCGCGCCTGTTCTAGCCGCGGGAACGAACGTAGTTCAGTCGCTTTCTGCCGAGGTTTCTCGAACGAGCTTTCATGTCAGAATTCAAAGCCCTCCTTCGCGGTTATGGCCGCTTTCGCTCCTCCGGATATCGTGACCAGCATCGCCGCTGGGAAACCCTGGCGGAAGGCCAGGAGCCGCCGGTGATGATCATCGGCTGCTGCGACAGCCGGGTCGATCCGGCGACCATTTTCGACACCGTTCCGGGGCAGGCCTTCATCCTGCGCAACGTCGCCAATCTCGTCCCCCCGTTCGAACTGGGCGGCGGTCTCCACGGAGTGTCGGCAGCGCTTGAATTCGCGGTCACCAAGCTGGGGGTGAAGCATATCGTCATCATGGGTCACGGCGCCTGCGGCGGGATCAGCGCGGCGCTCGCCGGCCATGGCGAGCCCGACCGGATCTTCATCGACAAGTGGATTGGCCTGCTCGACGGTGCCCGCGACCGGGTGCTCGCCGCCGCGCCGCAGAATCCGCAGCACGCGCTCGAGCTCGAGGGGGTCAAGGTCAGCCTCGCGAATCTGCGAACCTTCCCCTTCGTTGCCGAGCGCGAAGCCACCGGGCAATTGCAGCTGCACGGCTGCTGGTTCGCCATCGCCGAGGGCACCCTGTACGAATTCGACGAGCAGGCCGGGCGGTTCGAACCCGTCCCCGAAGACGCCTGAGCGGATGGACCGCGACCGCAACATCGCCCTGCTCATCGATGCCGACAACGCGTCGCCCGATCACCTGGACGAAGTCCTGCTGGTTCTGGGCGAGCTCGGCGCGATCAACGTCCGCCGGGCCTACGGCAACTGGTCTAAGCCGGCGCTCAAGGGCTGGGGCCAGCTGACCACGCAGCATTCGATCCAGCCGATCCAGCAGTTCGACGTGGTCAAGGGCAAGTCCGCGACGGACATGCGGATGGTGATCGACGCGATGGACATGCTCTATCGCGGCGGGCTCGAGGGTCTCGGCATCATGTCGAGCGACAGCGACTTCCTCCCCCTCGCCCAGCGCATCCGCGAGGCCGGGATCCCGGTCTACGGCTTTGGAACTGCCAAAACCCCGATCAGCTTCCAGAACAGCTGCACCCGCTTCTTCGACGTCGCCGCACTCGCTCAGAACGGCGAGCAGACCGACGCCGCCGACAACAAGGCGCGGGCCGCCGATGATTCGCTGCTCGAGCTGCTCGGCGCCGCCTGGAAACAGAGCAAGCGCGACGGCGAGGGCTTCGCCTCCCTGTCCGAGGTTGGCCAGCGGGCCAAGGCAGTGCAGAGCTTCTCGGTCCGCAATTACGGTGCCCGCTCGCTCAAGGAGCTGGTTCGCGGCATGCCCGAGTTTCAGGTCAAGGAGACCGATGGCGGCGCGCTGCTCGTACGTCGGGTCCGCTAAGGCGCCCAAGGAACCCTCGCTCCGCTCCTCCGTTCCGCCAGTCGAACCATTATCTGGGAGACTGACACGTGGCCGATGCCGAGCGCGCCGAGGAGCTGAAGCAGCTGTTCTGGGAAGAGCTGAAAGACAGTCCGTTCGTGATGATCGGCCTGCAGGGGGTCGAGGACAGCCGCACCCGGCCGTGGACCGCGCAGGTCAACTGGCAGGACGACAAGGAACTCAATCAAGGCGGCGACATCTACTTCTTCGGCGCCAAGTCCGAAGCGATCGTCAAAGGCCTGAGCGAGAACAATCGGGTGGTCTGCACCTTCGTGTCGAAGGGGCATAAGGTCTTCGCGCACATCCACGGCACGCTGGAACTGGTCAACGACCGTGCGCTGGTCGACAAGTTCTGGAACCCGTTCATCGCCAGCTGGTACAAGGACGGCAAGGACGATCCCGAGCTGCAGCTGCTCCGCTTCGACACGTCGAAGGCCGAGATCTGGAAGGCCGAAGCCGGCGCCACATTGGTCGCGGCAGCGCTGAAGATGATAGGGCGCGATCCGGGCAAGGACCATCAGCAGGAAAATCAGGCGGAAGTGGCCCTGTAGATAGTTGCAAATCAGATACAGTTCTCCGCAGTTTCGCGCTGCGGAGAGCTTTTGTCTGGAACCGGACATACAACGCGCCGTTCATCCGCCACGCGCCGGGCAACCGGGCGTGCATCGTTCTGAATCGTCAACGGATCCTTGCCTTGGCTACCGACCCACATCGCGAAGCGAACCGCACCATCGGCGACTTTGAAGATCCCTGCCAAGATTCCGGCGTGCTGCAGGCGAAGGCTGCTCGCTGCCGCCGACTTGCTGCGGGGATCTCCGACCGGCAAGCGGCCGACGTCCTCAAAGGGATGGCGCAAAGCTACCAGGACGCGGCAGATCGCCTGACTTCCCTCGACCCGCGGGGCTGACCGGCAGGACTGGCGCCGGCACCTGTTCCTGGTCTAGCGCCGTTTCATGGCGCGTTCCTCCTCCCGCTCCCTTGGCAAGCGCAGGTCCCGGTCGTGGCCGGCGCGACTGGCGCTGGGCTTGCTCAAGCTGATCCTCGCCCTGCTGCTCCTGTCCGTCGGCTGGGTGCTGCTCTATCGCTTCGTCAATCCGCCGATCACCGCGACCATGATCGGTGACGTCGTCGCCGGACGCGGGGCCGAGCGCGAGTGGATGAGCCTCGACGAGATCGATCGCGACATGGTCCGTGCGGTGGTGGGCGGCGAGGACAGCAAGTTCTGCGCCCATTCGGGGTTCGATTGGGATGCGATCACCGACGCGGCCCGGCGTAATGCCAGCGGCGGCCGGATCCGCGGCGGTTCCACCATCAGCCAGCAGACCGCCAAGAACGCCTTCCTGTGGCAGGGTGGCGGCTACGTCCGCAAGGGGATGGAGGCCTGGTTCACTTTCCTGATCGAGCAGCTGTGGGGCAAGCGTCGGATCATGGAAGTCTATCTTAACGTCGCCGAGACCGGCATCGGCACCTACGGCGTCAACGCCGGCGCGCGGCGCTATTTCGGCCATGACGCCAGCGCGATGACCCGCACCGAGGCGGCACGGATGGCCGCCGTCCTGCCCTTGCCCAAGGGCCGCGACGCGATCGCGCCGCGCGGCTTCACCCGGCGCTACGGCAACAGCATCGCCGGACGGATCGGCACGGTCGCCCGAGATGGTCTCGACAATTGCGTCTACGCCGGCACCACCGCCCCGCGCGACCGCACGCCGCCGCCGAGCCGCGGCCCGGTCACCCTGCCGGGCTCGGACGTCGAGACGTCGACCCCGCCCCCTCCCCCGCCGCGCGAGGTCCTCGACCAATTGCCGCCGGCCGTCGAGCAGCCCGAAGCTGCGCCCGAGCCGCCTGTAAGCGACGAGCTTGCGCCGGTTGAACCTCCTACGGAACCAGAGCCCGAACCGGCGCCCGCGGGGACCGACAACGGTCTTTAGGGGAACAGGTGCTCGACCGTGACGTCGGGCAAGGTCTCGCGGATCAGCATGCTTCGGTGGCAGCCCTCGGGGTGCCGTTCAAAACACAGCAGTGCCGAGGGCTTTTCGCGCACCAATTCGCCAAGCTGCGCGGCGGCGGCCATCGCCTCGGGCAGTTCGAGCTGCCCGGCGTAGATGCGTTCCATCTCGGCGGTCCGGCCCTTGCGCGCGGCCTCGCGGCCGTCGGCCGGGGTGCCGAGCGCGCGCAGGTGGACATAGCCGATGCCCTCTTCCTCCAGCGCCAGCCGAAGCGGTGTCTTGGAGAAACCCGGACGCCGCGACAGCGGCAGTGCCCGGACGTCGATCACCTGGGCAACTCCGGCGGCCTTGAGCGCGGCGATGAATTCGCCCGTTGTGGTCGCCTCATAGCCGATGGTGAAGACCCGCGGGGTCGTCAGACCGGCCCCACCAGCGGAAAGCTCGGGATCGCCACGTCAAACCCGCGGCCGTCATCATCGACCATCGAGTAACTACCACTCATGCGCCCGGTCGGTGTCGGTAGCGGGCAGCCGGAAACATAGTCATACGATTGTCCCGCCGCGATCCGCGGCATTTCCCCGACGACGCCTTCGCCGCGCACTTCGTGAACCGCTCCGCGGCCGTCGGTAATGGTCCAGCTACGGGCGAGCAGCTGGACGCTCGCCTCGCCATGATTCTCGATGCGGATATGGTAGGACCAGAACCAGCGCCCGCTCGACGGGGCCGATTGCTCGGCCAGATAGCTCACCGCCACCCGCACCGTGACGTCACCGGTGACCGCTTGGTGCGGGAAGAGGATCGCCATTCCGAGTGACTTCATCGGGTCACGCTACCACCCCGGCAGCCCTGCGCAACCGAATGGTGAGGCGTTCACGCGCGTCCCACGTCCAATCGCCCGGCCGGTCCAGCAGATCGCGGCGGATCCGGCGGCCGGTCATCGCCAGCCCGGTCAGCCAGTCGGCCGTGGCACGGGTCACCACTTCCTGCTCCAACCCGAAGCCAAGCTCGGCCAGCAGCAGGATTTCATAGGACAACAACGCGGGCCCCCACCCGCTGGCCGAGGGTGCCGCCGCAATCGCCTCCAGCAGCCCGTCCAGCGCATCGTAGAGCGAAGGGTAGGATTGATGCTCGGGAAGCACCTGCGCTGTCAGTGCCGTCGCCCACAGGATGGCGGCGGCGGGAAGCGGCTCGGTCATCAGCGTCGCCCGGCTGCGGGTCAGCTCGACCTCTCCTTGCGGCAATTGCGCTTCGGTGCGGGCGGAGAGCCTCGCTTCCACCGCATTGCCGGCCAGCAGAACGGGCCGCATCCGCCGCCCGCGCGCGCCGCGAACATAGGTCGCGACCAGCCCCTGCCCCGGGGTCAACAGGCGAACCACCGCGCCCTGTTCGCCGTGGACCCGCAGCGACAGGATGATCGCCGGCGTGGTCAGGCGCACGGGGTGACCCTGTGCGGATCAGCCGCCGGCATGAAAGAAGTCGTAGATCTGGCGCGCGGTGGCCTTGCTGATTCCCGGGGCTTTCTCGAGATCCTCCAGCGCGGCGCCCTTGACCGAGCGCGCGGTTCCGAAATGCATCAGCAGCGCGCGTTTCCGGGTCGGGCCGATGCCGGGCACTTCGTCGAGCGAGGAGGTCGTCAGGCTCTTGGCGCGCTTGGCCCGGTGGGTCCCGATGGCGAAACGGTGCGCCTCGTCGCGCATCCGCTGGAGGTAGAACAGCAAGGGAGCGTTGACCGGAAAGGTCAGTTCGCGCCCGTTGGGCAGGTGGAACACCTCGCGCCCTTCACGGCCATGGTGCGGTCCCTTGGCGACTCCGACCACCGGAACGTCATGGACCCCGGCATCCTCCATGATCTCCAGCACGGCGTTGAGCTGTCCCCGGCCCCCGTCGATCAGGATAAGGTCGGGCCATTCGCCGCTGGAGCGGTCGGGATCGTCCTTTTCGAGCCGCTGGAAGCGCCGCTCGAGTACCTCCTTCATCATCGCGAAATCGTCGTCGGTCGACGCCTTCTTGATGTTGAACTTGCGATAATGGTTTTTGAGGAAGCCCTGCGGCCCGGCGACGATCATCGCCCCGGTTGCGGCCGTACCCATGATGTGGCTGTTGTCGTAGACCTCGATCCGCTTGGGAACGTCGGGCAATTCGAACGCGT
Above is a window of Sphingomonas glaciei DNA encoding:
- a CDS encoding type II toxin-antitoxin system RatA family toxin; this encodes MPRHSEQRFLPYTPDQLFDLVADVKRYDEFLPWVTAVRVRSSSETELVADLIVGFGAFRERFTSRVTKQRPSRIEVDYVEGPLKFLHNEWRFEPAEGGTNLGFTVDFAFRNRIFEAVAGQVFDRALRKMTNAFEERANALYGSSNSNAHSAA
- the lipA gene encoding lipoyl synthase, with amino-acid sequence MNAPADLPLPNPPRVRKPDWIRVKAPTSEGYAETRRLMRSLKLATVCEEAACPNIGECWTKKHATVMILGDTCTRACAFCNVKTGMPRAVDPFEPQNTAIAAAQLGLEHIVVTSVDRDDLPDGGASQFVKVIEALRRETPKTTIEILTPDFRNKSEDAVARIVDAGPDVYNHNLETVPRLYPTIRPGARYYASLRLLESVKRRNPAMFTKSGVMVGLGEQRLEVHQVMDDMRSADIDFLTMGQYLQPTPRHATVEEFVTPQAFNSYAAIARAKGFLLVAASPLTRSSYHAGDDFKTMQAARAERLAR
- a CDS encoding carbonic anhydrase produces the protein MSEFKALLRGYGRFRSSGYRDQHRRWETLAEGQEPPVMIIGCCDSRVDPATIFDTVPGQAFILRNVANLVPPFELGGGLHGVSAALEFAVTKLGVKHIVIMGHGACGGISAALAGHGEPDRIFIDKWIGLLDGARDRVLAAAPQNPQHALELEGVKVSLANLRTFPFVAEREATGQLQLHGCWFAIAEGTLYEFDEQAGRFEPVPEDA
- a CDS encoding NYN domain-containing protein, producing MDRDRNIALLIDADNASPDHLDEVLLVLGELGAINVRRAYGNWSKPALKGWGQLTTQHSIQPIQQFDVVKGKSATDMRMVIDAMDMLYRGGLEGLGIMSSDSDFLPLAQRIREAGIPVYGFGTAKTPISFQNSCTRFFDVAALAQNGEQTDAADNKARAADDSLLELLGAAWKQSKRDGEGFASLSEVGQRAKAVQSFSVRNYGARSLKELVRGMPEFQVKETDGGALLVRRVR
- a CDS encoding pyridoxamine 5'-phosphate oxidase family protein — its product is MADAERAEELKQLFWEELKDSPFVMIGLQGVEDSRTRPWTAQVNWQDDKELNQGGDIYFFGAKSEAIVKGLSENNRVVCTFVSKGHKVFAHIHGTLELVNDRALVDKFWNPFIASWYKDGKDDPELQLLRFDTSKAEIWKAEAGATLVAAALKMIGRDPGKDHQQENQAEVAL
- a CDS encoding DUF488 domain-containing protein; the encoded protein is MTTPRVFTIGYEATTTGEFIAALKAAGVAQVIDVRALPLSRRPGFSKTPLRLALEEEGIGYVHLRALGTPADGREAARKGRTAEMERIYAGQLELPEAMAAAAQLGELVREKPSALLCFERHPEGCHRSMLIRETLPDVTVEHLFP
- the apaG gene encoding Co2+/Mg2+ efflux protein ApaG produces the protein MAILFPHQAVTGDVTVRVAVSYLAEQSAPSSGRWFWSYHIRIENHGEASVQLLARSWTITDGRGAVHEVRGEGVVGEMPRIAAGQSYDYVSGCPLPTPTGRMSGSYSMVDDDGRGFDVAIPSFPLVGPV
- the recO gene encoding DNA repair protein RecO, producing the protein MRLTTPAIILSLRVHGEQGAVVRLLTPGQGLVATYVRGARGRRMRPVLLAGNAVEARLSARTEAQLPQGEVELTRSRATLMTEPLPAAAILWATALTAQVLPEHQSYPSLYDALDGLLEAIAAAPSASGWGPALLSYEILLLAELGFGLEQEVVTRATADWLTGLAMTGRRIRRDLLDRPGDWTWDARERLTIRLRRAAGVVA